Proteins from one Primulina huaijiensis isolate GDHJ02 chromosome 18, ASM1229523v2, whole genome shotgun sequence genomic window:
- the LOC140963900 gene encoding serine/threonine-protein phosphatase 7 long form homolog, giving the protein MDFYGTFHFPCGEATVTLQDISIIWGLTIDGEAVTRIDVSHKVEEWQHICLDLFGFLPSSKHLKGGHLSMIALYDHCMYNLVTDDTSEVDVVKFARCVALMIIGRIMLPDYQEGSARLIFLQLLRDIDNVKSYSWGSAVLAFLYRELCNVSRIEKTTMAGPLYILQVSLTYGHGAGLNVLAPTEGELTLGVPPVDPDAIIPVSPYGAQ; this is encoded by the exons CATTTTCCATGTGGTGAAGCAACCGTCACGTTGCaagatatttcaataatttgggGTCTAACAATTGATGGTGAAGCAGTAACTAGAATAGATGTGTCACATAAAGTTGAGGAATGGCAACACATCTGTTTAGATTTGTTTGGATTTTTGCCATCATCAAAACATTTGAAAGGTGGTCATCTGTCTATGATTGCACTATACGATCATTGTATGTATAACCTTGTTACAGATGATACTTCAGAAGTAGATGTTGTTAAATTTGCACGTTGTGTAGCGTTAATGATTATTGGAAGAATAATGCTCCCTGACTATCAAGAAGGGTCTGCTAGACTAATATTTTTGCAACTGCTACGGGATATTGATAACGTGAAGTCTTATAGTTGGGGTAGTGCAGTTTTAGCATTTCTATACCGTGAGTTGTGTAACGTTTCACGAATAGAGAAGACAACAATGGCTGGACCTTTATATATCCTGCAGGTATCGTTAAc ATATGGGCATGGAGCAGGATTAAATGTGTTAGCCCCGACCGAGGGTGAGTTAACATTAGGTGTACCTCCCGTTGATCCAGATGCAATTATTCCAGTTTCTCCGTATGGTGCAca GTAG